The following are encoded in a window of Haliotis asinina isolate JCU_RB_2024 chromosome 14, JCU_Hal_asi_v2, whole genome shotgun sequence genomic DNA:
- the LOC137261382 gene encoding uncharacterized protein, with the protein MMEIETATCLPTSEKLTAHDSLSLNALAQHTSVSLTSALHHSSVLESRSVPNSKMIVESSSHESEPAVAQPLSPESHQLQEEAADMTGNMVKPSTDDVITTSNNLQQSDESGESSSLSPPEVGHPATTDLETGCSNSPQSIESCPERPRSRRKPTLEDIVRRMKTSETYCSDDSEEEMMNGSLTIDMARGGADEVDGGSTDMSCQDMDVKEGDHSLRLSETPSVELDGEEVHHRPPNGLQHHLPPHVIDNLEHQKENQPLPPGNIGGMPSTMPMASNISETAYSPHVYAASKINNWFHGSFNGLPLFPFPPSPMDHSLARKYLPFETKLAAEVEKDYLKCQFCERTFRRQKNLENHIENTHHGKGPVRRARSENGNDMYFKCTHCPYTTKHQSNLYVHLRIHTGERPYICGACGVQYSQSHSLKSHIINKHDGIMSYYIKEKRTRSPRGMGYMATQVLPESPMFKMPTPPIMSPHMNQQANIDLAAKTMEIAKSAIENMVSQPLPINKSSPHISVNGHASPHYADLPHNRSPGSLPQTPGNGHVPTSHPTTPAFPTSTPSQINNLLEESCGAIDLSKKTSLKEHMFNSIHDKYNRFHDKATCSNCMHGAKLRMLRLNVVRMLSILVPNLNFEEKGISADSDSVDELLQDVIESNTHEEDMAE; encoded by the exons ATGATGGAAATAGAGACTGCTACCTGCCTGCCCACTAGTGAGAAGCTTACTGCACACGATAGCCTGTCCTTGAACGCGCTCGCCCAGCACACCTCCGTCTCCCTCACTTCTGCCTTGCACCATTCATCAGTCTTAGAAAGCAGAAGCGTACCCAACAGCAAGATGATTGTGGAATCTTCCAGCCACGAGTCAGAGCCAGCTGTAGCTCAGCCCCTGTCCCCAGAATCCCACCAGCTCCAAGAAGAGGCAGCAGACATGACCGGCAACATGGTCAAACCATCCACTGACGATGTCATCACCACAAGCAATAACCTACAACAGTCTGACGAATCTGGGGAGAGCTCATCCTTGTCCCCTCCTGAAGTCGGACACCCTGCAACCACTGACCTTGAGACAGGATGCAGCAACAGCCCTCAGTCCATAGAGAGTTGCCCCGAGCGACCAAGGTCAAGGCGAAAACCTACATTAGAAGATATTGTCCGACGTATGAAGACTTCCGAGACGtactgcagtgatgacagtgAGGAGGAAATGATGAACGGCTCGCTGACAATCGACATGGCTCGTGGGGGAGCGGACGAGGTTGATGGTGGCTCCACAGATATGAGTTGCCAGGATATGGATGTGAAGGAGGGCGATCACTCCCTGCGTCTATCAGAAACTCCCTCTGTGGAACTGGACGGTGAAGAAGTACATCACCGGCCACCCAATGGGCTGCAACATCATCTTCCTCCCCACGTCATTGACAATCTGGAGCACCAGAAAGAAAACCAGCCCCTCCCGCCTGGAAACATAGGCGGGATGCCTTCCACTATGCCCATGGCTTCCAATATCAGTGAAACTGcttattccccacatgtgtacgcAGCTTCCAAAATAAACAACTGGTTCCACGGGTCCTTCAACGGTCTGCCCCTCTTTCCATTCCCACCAAGTCCCATGGATCATAGCTTGGCCAGAAAGTATCTTCCATTCGAAACCAAATTAGCTGCTGAGGTGGAGAAAGACTATTTGAAGTGCCAGTTCTGTGAGAGAACATTTCGTCGCCAGAAGAACCTGGAAAATCATATCGAGAACACTCACCATGGCAAGGGTCCTGTTCGACGAGCACGCTCAGAGAACGGGAATGACATGTACTTCAAGTGTACCCACTGTCCCTACACTACAAAGCATCAGAGCAATCTCTATGTTCATCTAAGAATACATACAG GTGAACGACCCTACATCTGTGGAGCCTGTGGAGTTCAATACAGTCAGAGTCACAGCCTCAAGAGTCACATCATCAACAAACACGATGGCATCATGTCCTACTACATCAAGGAGAAGCGAACTCGGTCCCCTCGTGGCATGGGGTACATGGCCACCCAGGTGCTCCCAGAGTCACCCATGTTCAAGATGCCCACTCCTCCAATCATGTCTCCCCACATGAACCAGCAAGCCAACATAGATCTCGCTGCCAAAACCATGGAAATAGCCAAGAGTGCTATAGAGAATATGGTATCTCAGCCCCTTCCCATTAACAAGTCTAGTCCACACATCTCAGTCAATGGGCATGCTTCACCACACTACGCTGATCTGCCACACAACCGCAGCCCGGGCTCACTGCCCCAAACTCCGGGGAACGGCCATGTGCCCACCAGTCACCCCACGACCCCGGCGTTCCCCACCAGCACACCGTCACAGATCAACAACCTTCTGGAAGAATCCTGCGGAGCCATCGACCTTAGCAAGAAGACAAGCTTGAAGGAGCACATGTTCAACTCAATCCATGATAAATACAACCGCTTCCACGATAAGGCCACATGCAGCAACTGCATGCATGGCGCCAAACTGCGAATGCTGCGTCTGAACGTCGTACGCATGTTGAGCATCCTGGTTCCAAATTTGAATTTTGAGGAGAAGGGAATCAGTGCGGACAGCGACTCTGTTGATGAATTGTTGCAGGATGTCATCGAGAGCAACACTCACGAGGAGGATATGGCAGAGTAG